The region TTTGGTTCCGGCGAAGATCTTTACTCCGGATAATGTAGATACGTTCGAGCGCGATCCAACTGAACCAACAGTGAAATAGAGTTGATTATCGACGGCTGGAGGAGTAATGGCTCCTCCATGCCGTTATGCTTTGGGGGCAATGGAAGATGCGGCGAGATTCGAATTCTGGTTCGACTTTAGTTTCAGATAGTAGTGCTTTCACCAAAGAGTGGTTGCTTACCAAAGGAACAACTGTTCTTGGTTTTGTAGCTGTTTTCCTATTTTTCACGTTCTCGACCGACACATTTTTTTCGGTATCAAATTTTCTGAATATTGGCAGGCAGATCGCCTACATTGGGGTACTGTCCGTCGGAATGTCCTTCATTATAATCACCGGAAATATTGATCTTTCAGCCGGTTCAGGAGTCGCTCTCTTCGGAGTGCTTCTAGCTGGCTTCATGGAGCTTAATGGAATCCCTCTATGGATTGCCCTTCCACTCGTTGCAATGATTGCCGCCGCAGTCTACATCGGCCTAGGTTTCATGGTTGCTTATCAGAG is a window of Mesotoga infera DNA encoding:
- a CDS encoding ABC transporter permease — encoded protein: MLWGQWKMRRDSNSGSTLVSDSSAFTKEWLLTKGTTVLGFVAVFLFFTFSTDTFFSVSNFLNIGRQIAYIGVLSVGMSFIIITGNIDLSAGSGVALFGVLLAGFMELNGIPLWIALPLVAMIAAAVYIGLGFMVAYQRIPAFIVTLAMFTAFRGLAFIYSNKPIYVSDQSLRIMGRDSVLGIPIAIFIMAAYFFIAWVLLHKSQFGAHVYAVGDNAEAARRFDIKTKKVILSAFAIQGVSVALCAALISG